The Roseofilum capinflatum BLCC-M114 genomic sequence GATTTGGGCATGGATCGTCACCCCAGACATCTGGAAAGTGTCCTCATCGGCGCTATAGGGGGTGTAGACCTGATCTTTTAAGCTGGCGGCGGCTGTCCCCACCAACACTACTTTATCGCGCACCCAGGCTGGATCGACCTCCCCTGAAAGCAATTGGCTCAAAGAGAGGGTAGGAGCGACCCGCCTCCGGCCTCGGTAGTCGAGTAGTATTTGATAGCCTCGTGTATCTGCGGTTTGATAGCCTCCCGATGTTGGCTCTAAGGGAATCAGGGGAATTTCTCCTAGAAACAGGGCATCAGAGCTATAGCGAAAATGAATGTCATTGGGTTTGAGATAAGCCAGACTCACCCGCAAGGCAAATGAATAGTAATCTTGTTCTGGCGTAGGCACAAATAACAGTCCACGCCGAAGTACGCCATCGATGTCTAATGTTAAGTCGTTAAACCCAATTCGCTCTGCTTCAACGTTGGGTGGGGCTGGAATGCCGCCGACAATTTCAGTAATAGCAATTAAGTTAGGCGCTTGCAGTTGAGTTTCTAGCTTAGAAGTTCCTGGTGGTGTGGGCAGATCCCGATACAGATCGAGACCAATGACCCTCGGTTGGTATGTCTGAAGTTTGGCTAAAGTTTGGGCTAAAATTTCATCGGATAAGGGCCATCGATAACGATGTAAATCTTCTTCGGTGATGCTCACAATCGCCATCCGTGGATCGGGAACCGCATCGGCTTCCAGGCGTGTGAAGCGATCGAAAACTGCTAACTCTAACAATTCTAGCCCCCCCCATTGTTGGAGTCCAACAAACAGAGTGGTCAAAATCGCACTGGAGATGATCACAGAGTGCCCCATCACCCGAACGATATAGGGCTTGGTGCTAGTTATGGCTAAACCGTTTTTTGCCTTGAGCTTCCCCATGGTGAAGGGTTACCCTATTGCATTTCATTCGCTACGGATTGCTCGATCAACATTTCCAGTTCTAGAGCTTGCAAAAGGTCGATCCATCGGTTCTGAACATCGGGGTTTTCTGGATACTGTTGCTGTAACTGAACTAGGCCTGCGATCGCATCATTCCAAAGTTCAGAGTCTTGATAAGAGTCTATCTGAGCCAGACGAGTATTGAGATTAGCTGCTTCATCAGTGTCTACAGGTAAGTCTGAAGCGACTTGGCGCAGCCATCCTGATAACACGATACTTTGGGAGGGATCGGCCGGATTGCAAGCGAAGGCGAAATACCAGCGATAGTCTTGACCCACTTCTAAGGTTCCTTCTGGTAACTGAATGCCGAGCAACTGTTGGGTATTTTCGGTTTCTGTTGTCGTTTCGTAAACGGGATTTCCGGCTTCATCCTGCAAGAAAAATTGCACTGGATAGGAACTCTCAAGAGGGGGAATTGCAAAGTAGAGGGAGGGACGAGAGCTGGCAGTCATCCCCAGGTTGTTGGTTGGGTTCAATGCGATTAGAGATTTAGCTTTGGCTGCACAGGCGCTGCGAGTCCCTCCTCCAATGCGCCGCCCTGGGAATTCAGCACGATCGCTGGGGATGTCTTCTGCTAGGGCAGGGGCGATCGCCAAGGGTGAGAACAAACTAATTACCAGACTTACTGATGAGGCAATTTTTTTCAAGCTACTGGTTAAGGAGATCATCATATCTAGGTGATTCAACTTCTGAATATTTCTGAAAACATGACATACAACTCTTGAGATCTCACCGGATTAAAAAGATAGTTTAATAAGTTATTTTACTTATTTTTTGCGTTAAATAACCGGTGATTTGCATAAGTTGCGATCTTTAAGATAACTTTTTTTTCCCGAGTTAGGCCAACCGTACAGCTACGGATATTAGCATAAAATTTTCATAAAGATCCAGGAATACAACCGAGTCTAAATCCCCATCAATCGTCACTTTCGGGTTCAGTTTCAGAAGATTTCAGTGCTTTGAGTTGGGTTTCGAGTTGTTCAATGCGCTCTAGTAACTGTTGATTGGTTTCTTGTAGTTGTTTGTGCTGACTGCTCAGATAAGGATCGCTCTCCCACCAGTTAATGCCAATTTCTTTGGCTTTATCTACGGAAGAAATT encodes the following:
- a CDS encoding gas vesicle protein, which produces MPANSRPITSSQSSTLADVLERVLDKGVVIAGDISVSVGSTELLNIRIRLLISSVDKAKEIGINWWESDPYLSSQHKQLQETNQQLLERIEQLETQLKALKSSETEPESDD
- a CDS encoding DUF928 domain-containing protein, giving the protein MMISLTSSLKKIASSVSLVISLFSPLAIAPALAEDIPSDRAEFPGRRIGGGTRSACAAKAKSLIALNPTNNLGMTASSRPSLYFAIPPLESSYPVQFFLQDEAGNPVYETTTETENTQQLLGIQLPEGTLEVGQDYRWYFAFACNPADPSQSIVLSGWLRQVASDLPVDTDEAANLNTRLAQIDSYQDSELWNDAIAGLVQLQQQYPENPDVQNRWIDLLQALELEMLIEQSVANEMQ